In the genome of Chaetodon auriga isolate fChaAug3 chromosome 15, fChaAug3.hap1, whole genome shotgun sequence, one region contains:
- the ucp2 gene encoding dicarboxylate carrier UCP2 → MKMVGFGPADVPPSAAVKFVGAGTAACIADLLTFPLDTAKVRLQIQGEARASAATGKESAVKYRGVFGTITTMVRTEGPRSLYSGLVAGLQRQMSFASVRIGLYDSVKQFYTKGSDHAGIGSRLLAGCTTGAMAVAFAQPTDVVKVRFQAQARSPGHARRYCGTIDAYKTIAKEEGVRGLWKGTAPNIARNAIVNCTELVTYDFIKDSLLRSTPLTDNLPCHFISAFGAGLCTTVIASPVDVVKTRYMNAPFGQYSSVLSCAAAMMTKEGPFAFYKGFMPSFLRLGSWNVVMFVTYEQLKRAMMAASLNRTTVL, encoded by the exons atgaaaatgGTTGGATTTGGACCTGCGGATGTGCCTCCGTCAGCGGCAGTGAAGTTTGTAGGAGCAGGGACTGCGGCCTGCATCGCTGACCTGCTCACCTTTCCCCTGGACACAGCCAAAGTGCGGCTGCAG ATCCAAGGAGAGGCACGAGCTTCAGCAGCTACAGGGAAAGAGTCTGCAGTGAAGTATCGTGGAGTGTTTGGCACCATCACCACCATGGTGCGCACAGAGGGGCCCAGGAGTCTTTACAGTGGACTGGTGGCGGGACTACAGAGGCAGATGAGCTTCGCCTCTGTCCGCATTGGTCTCTACGACTCTGTGAAACAGTTCTACACTAAAGGCTCTGATC ATGCTGGTATAGGCAGTCGGTTGCTTGCAGGGTGTACCACCGGTGCCATGGCGGTTGCTTTTGCACAGCCGACAGATGTGGTGAAAGTCCGCTTCCAGGCACAGGCCAGGTCTCCTGGGCACGCCAGACGCTACTGTGGTACCATTGATGCTTACAAGACCATCGCTAAGGAAGAGGGCGTCCGTGGTCTGTGGAAAG GCACAGCTCCAAACATTGCACGAAATGCAATTGTTAACTGCACTGAACTGGTGACATATGATTTCATTAAGGATTCACTCCTTAGGTCCACTCCACTAACAG ATAATCTGCCCTGCCACTTCATATCAGCCTTTGGTGCAGGCCTATGCACAACTGTGATCGCCTCTCCTGTTGATGTGGTCAAGACAAGATATATGAATGCTCCTTTTGGCCAGTACAGCAGTGTCCTCAGCTGTGCTGCCGCCATGATGACCAAAGAGGGACCGTTTGCCTTTTATAAGGG GTTCATGCCATCTTTCTTGCGCCTGGGTTCCTGGAACGTGGTGATGTTTGTGACATACGAGCAGCTGAAACGGGCCATGATGGCGGCGAGTCTCAACCGCACAACTGTACTTTAA
- the LOC143332475 gene encoding ras-related protein Rab-6A isoform X2, translating to MSAAGDFGNPLRKFKLVFLGEQSVGKTSLITRFMYDSFDNTYQATIGIDFLSKTMYLEDRTIRLQLWDTAGQERFRSLIPSYIRDSAAAVVVYDITNVNSFQQTTKWIDDVRTERGSDVIIMLVGNKTDLADKRQITTEEGEQRAKEMNVLFIETSAKTGYNVKQLFRRVAAALPGMDTTQDKSREDMIDIKLEKPPEVPASEGGCSC from the exons ATGTCGGCGGCCGGAGACTTCGGAAACCCTTTAAGAAAATTTAAATTGGTCTTTCTCGGGGAACAAAGTG tggGAAAGACGTCACTGATCACCAGGTTCATGTATGACAGCTTCGACAACACTTACCAA GCCACGATAGGAATAGATTTCCTGTCGAAAACCATGTACCTTGAAGACAGAACA ATCAGGTTGCAGCTGTGGGACACGGCGGGGCAAGAGCGATTTCGTAGCCTCATCCCAAGTTACATCagagactctgctgctgctgtcgtaGTGTATGACATCACAA ACGTCAATTCCTTCCAGCAAACCACAAAATGGATTGAtgatgtgaggacagagagaggaagtgatgtcattaTCATGTTGGTGGGAAACAAGACAGACCTTGCAGACAAAAG ACAGATAaccacagaggagggagaacagagagCGAAAGAGATGAATGTTCTGTTTATTGAAACAAGTGCAAAGACAGGCTACAATGTCAAACAG CTTTTCCGTCGTGTGGCAGCCGCCCTCCCTGGCATGGATACTACACAGGACAAGAGTAGAGAGGACA TGATAGACATTAAGCTGGAGAAGCCACCGGAGGTACCTGCCAGTGAAGGAGGCTGTTCCTGCTAA
- the LOC143332474 gene encoding dicarboxylate carrier UCP2-like — protein MVGMKPKEPKVPSAAVKFFGAGTAACIADLVTFPLDTAKVRLQIQGESQKAEGGNVVKYRGVFGTITTMVRTEGPRSLYSGLVAGLQRQMSFASVRIGLYDSMKQFYTRGTDSAGIVIRLMAGCTTGAMAVAFAQPTDVVKVRFQAQVRLADGGRRYNSTLDAYKTIARDEGVRGLWKGCMPNITRNAIVNCAELVTYDIIKELILKYDLMTDNLPCHFTAAFGAGFCTTVVASPVDVVKTRFMNSGTGQYNSAINCALTMLRHEGPTAFYKGFMPSFLRLGSWNIVMFVTYEQIKRGMSRAQQYWESPF, from the exons ATGGTTGGCATGAAACCCAAAGAGCCAAAGGTGCCCTCTGCTGCAGTTAAGTTCTTTGGAGCAGGCACTGCAGCCTGCATAGCTGACCTCGTCACATTTCCACTGGACACAGCCAAAGTCAGGCTACAG ATTCAGGGAGAGTCTCAGAAAGCTGAAGGGGGCAATGTCGTGAAGTATCGGGGTGTGTTTGGCACCATCACCACCATGGTGCGCACAGAGGGGCCCAGGAGTCTTTACAGTGGACTGGTGGCGGGACTGCAGAGGCAGATGAGCTTCGCCTCTGTCCGAATTGGTCTCTACGACTCCATGAAACAGTTCTACACTCGAGGCACTGACA GTGCTGGGATTGTCATTCGGCTCATGGCGGGCTGTACCACAGGAGCCATGGCTGTGGCTTTTGCACAACCCACAGATGTGGTGAAGGTGCGTTTCCAAGCCCAGGTACGACTGGCTGATGGTGGGAGGCGGTACAACAGCACTCTGGATGCCTACAAGACGATTGCCCGAGATGAAGGAGTACGGGGGCTTTGGAAAG gTTGTATGCCCAACATCACCCGCAATGCCATTGTAAACTGTGCAGAGCTGGTGACCTATGACATAATCAAAGAACTCATCCTGAAGTATGACCTAATGACAG ACAACCTGCCGTGCCACTTCACCGCTGCCTTCGGCGCAGGCTTCTGCACAACAGTCGTGGCTTCTCCTGTGGATGTAGTTAAAACACGGTTCATGAATTCAGGGACTGGCCAGTACAACAGCGCTATCAACTGTGCTCTCACCATGCTGAGACACGAAGGACCCACAGCCTTCTATAAAGG GTTCATGCCTTCTTTCCTGCGACTGGGGTCCTGGAACATTGTAATGTTTGTGACGTATGAACAAATTAAAAGAGGCATGAGCAGGGCACAGCAGTACTGGGAGTCGCCGTTTTGA
- the LOC143332475 gene encoding ras-related protein Rab-6A isoform X1 yields the protein MSAAGDFGNPLRKFKLVFLGEQSVGKTSLITRFMYDSFDNTYQATIGIDFLSKTMYLEDRTIRLQLWDTAGQERFRSLIPSYIRDSAAAVVVYDITNVNSFQQTTKWIDDVRTERGSDVIIMLVGNKTDLADKRQVSIEEGERKARELNVMFIETSAKAGYNVKQLFRRVAAALPGMDTTQDKSREDMIDIKLEKPPEVPASEGGCSC from the exons ATGTCGGCGGCCGGAGACTTCGGAAACCCTTTAAGAAAATTTAAATTGGTCTTTCTCGGGGAACAAAGTG tggGAAAGACGTCACTGATCACCAGGTTCATGTATGACAGCTTCGACAACACTTACCAA GCCACGATAGGAATAGATTTCCTGTCGAAAACCATGTACCTTGAAGACAGAACA ATCAGGTTGCAGCTGTGGGACACGGCGGGGCAAGAGCGATTTCGTAGCCTCATCCCAAGTTACATCagagactctgctgctgctgtcgtaGTGTATGACATCACAA ACGTCAATTCCTTCCAGCAAACCACAAAATGGATTGAtgatgtgaggacagagagaggaagtgatgtcattaTCATGTTGGTGGGAAACAAGACAGACCTTGCAGACAAAAG GCAAGTATCTATTGAAGAGGGTGAGCGGAAAGCCAGAGAACtaaatgttatgtttattgAGACTAGTGCAAAAGCGGGCTACAACGTAAAGCAG CTTTTCCGTCGTGTGGCAGCCGCCCTCCCTGGCATGGATACTACACAGGACAAGAGTAGAGAGGACA TGATAGACATTAAGCTGGAGAAGCCACCGGAGGTACCTGCCAGTGAAGGAGGCTGTTCCTGCTAA
- the dnajb13 gene encoding dnaJ homolog subfamily B member 13 — MMSSDYYKTLEINRNATSADVNQAYRRLALKFHPSCNSERGSAEKFCQLGEAYDVLSDPRKKATYDKFGEEGLKGGIPPEFGSSGAWSAKYAYHGKPDKTFRQFFGGDNPFADFYTNDAPLQFGGLHSQLVKTQDSHIERDLHLSLDDLFHGCTKKIKISRRVMNEDGHTSSIKDKILTIDVKPGWKEGTRIIFSKEGDQGPNSIPADIVFIVRQKSHPLFVRQLNDLIYKVQISLEMALTGFSVDVETLDGRLLSIPINDIVHPAYKKVVTGEGMPLAQDPSQRGNLIITFDIQFPEKLSAERKHLIKQALSFKY, encoded by the exons ATGATGAGCAGCGACTACTACAAGACgctggaaataaacagaaatgcaaCGTCTGCAGACGTCAATCAGGC ATATCGACGTCTTGCGTTGAAGTTTCACCCAAGCTGCAACTCAGAGAGAGGAAGCGCCGAGAAGTTCTGTCAGCTGGGAGAAGCCTACGATGTTCTGAGCGACC CTCGAAAAAAGGCAACCTATGACAAGTTTGGCGAGGAGGGTCTGAAGGGCGGTATCCCACCTGAGTTTGGCAGCAGTGGGGCTTGGTCAGCTAAATATGCCTACCATGGGAAGCCAGACAAAACGTTCAGACAGTTCTTTGGAGGCGACAACCCATTTGCAG aCTTCTACACAAATGATGCACCACTTCAGTTTGGTGGCCTGCATTCACAACTGGTGAAGACTCAGGACTCTCATATAGAGAGAGACCTTCACTTGTCCCTGGATGATCTCTTCCATGGATGCACAAAAAAGATTAAGATATCTCGCAGG GTTATGAATGAGGATGGACACACGTCGAGTATCAAAGACAAGATCCTGACTATAGATGTGAAGCCTGGATGGAAGGAAGGCACAAGAATCATTTTCTCCAAAGAGGGAGATCAG GGGCCAAACAGCATCCCTGCAGATATTGTGTTCATAGTGCGACAGAAGAGTCATCCTCTGTTTGTTCGACAACTCAATGACCTGATCTACAAGGTGCAGATCTCTCTGGAGATG GCTTTAACTGGGTTCTCTGTGGATGTGGAGACACTTGATGGCAGGCTACTCAGTATTCCCATCAATGACATTGTGCA CCCTGCGTACAAAAAAGTGGTGACTGGAGAGGGAATGCCGCTGGCCCAGGACCCTTCCCAGAGAGGAAACCTCATCATCACTTTCGACATCCAGTTTCCAGAGAAGCTCTCTGCTGAGAGGAAGCATCTGATCAAACAAGCTCTCAGTTTTAAATATTGA